A genomic segment from Blastopirellula marina encodes:
- a CDS encoding rod-binding protein → MNVNTLTSTSGTAAPQGQLREKFDQFVGESMFGQMLKSMRESVGKPAYFHGGRAEEVFQSQLDQLLVEKISDASAEQISQPMFELFTANMGNRQEASELSSFVSEDEAQQAIQQLGSLQQQNKSQDSATNSAALSQLDVSI, encoded by the coding sequence ATGAACGTCAACACACTCACTTCGACATCCGGTACAGCGGCCCCACAAGGCCAGCTACGCGAGAAGTTCGACCAGTTCGTCGGTGAGTCGATGTTCGGGCAAATGCTCAAGAGCATGCGAGAATCGGTCGGCAAACCAGCCTACTTTCACGGCGGCCGAGCCGAGGAAGTCTTTCAGTCGCAGTTGGATCAGCTTCTGGTCGAAAAGATTTCCGACGCCAGTGCTGAACAGATTTCGCAGCCGATGTTCGAGCTTTTTACCGCCAACATGGGCAACCGACAGGAAGCTTCCGAGCTTTCCTCGTTTGTCAGCGAAGACGAAGCCCAGCAGGCGATCCAGCAGTTGGGCTCACTGCAGCAGCAGAACAAATCGCAAGATAGTGCCACCAACTCGGCGGCTTTGTCGCAGTTGGATGTCTCCATTTAG
- a CDS encoding DUF502 domain-containing protein — translation MANEVTKTDPKTVSGFYVFRRAVLRGLAIAAPPLLTIVIFIWIFATIQNYILVPIETTARSTIAWVIQDVHRELPNAAPEATRAEYDSEIYRKTANGQWVPEKIYNFVYEHLHDQPMPASGYGVYEQYVQHRWLKRELTIPSLLAVCLLALYFTGKFLAGGLGRMVWNAYERHVVQRLPIIRNVYGSVKQVTDFLLNEQEIQFTRVVAVEYPRKGMWSLGFVTSESMLDIKDKAGEPVVTILIPTSPMPATGFTINAKKSETIELNITLDQAFQFIVSCGVVVPPHQQTQVSPVAGQIQARLKQKQDSDSSSESQQESG, via the coding sequence ATGGCCAATGAAGTGACCAAGACCGATCCGAAAACCGTAAGCGGCTTTTACGTGTTTCGCAGGGCTGTTTTGCGCGGCCTGGCGATCGCGGCACCACCGTTGCTGACGATCGTTATCTTCATTTGGATCTTCGCGACGATCCAAAACTACATTCTTGTCCCCATTGAAACGACGGCCCGTTCGACGATTGCCTGGGTCATTCAGGATGTTCATCGCGAACTTCCCAATGCGGCTCCTGAAGCGACGCGGGCCGAATACGACTCTGAGATCTATCGCAAGACAGCCAATGGTCAGTGGGTACCCGAGAAGATCTACAACTTCGTTTACGAGCACCTCCACGACCAACCGATGCCGGCATCTGGGTATGGCGTGTATGAGCAGTATGTTCAACATCGCTGGTTGAAACGGGAACTAACGATTCCTTCGCTGCTAGCCGTGTGTTTGCTTGCCCTTTATTTCACCGGAAAATTTCTGGCAGGGGGACTAGGCCGCATGGTGTGGAACGCCTACGAGCGGCACGTCGTACAGCGTTTGCCAATCATTCGAAACGTTTACGGTTCTGTGAAGCAGGTCACTGACTTTTTGCTAAACGAACAAGAAATTCAGTTCACCCGCGTGGTTGCCGTCGAATATCCACGGAAGGGGATGTGGTCGCTTGGCTTTGTTACCAGCGAAAGCATGCTCGATATCAAAGATAAAGCTGGCGAGCCGGTCGTCACGATCCTTATTCCGACCTCACCAATGCCAGCTACGGGTTTTACCATTAATGCCAAGAAGAGCGAAACGATCGAGCTGAATATCACTCTCGATCAAGCATTTCAATTCATCGTAAGTTGCGGGGTGGTGGTTCCACCACACCAACAAACCCAGGTATCCCCTGTTGCCGGGCAGATTCAAGCTCGCTTGAAACAAAAGCAAGATTCTGATTCGAGCAGCGAATCACAGCAGGAAAGTGGCTAG
- a CDS encoding ComF family protein, which yields MSQNSISSTIRHVGRSVAGLLLPGCCCLCLNEVVAYRNPKVLCPKCEQERSEAKKCVRCSAVLSHGNALPSEDCPACHHLKLPFEEVTSIGNYDGLLQEAVLFAKSNRGTSAAWDLGQLLTSSLERDADIQPWIVPVPMHWTRRIRRGTDTAAIIASSFARKTGWPYRKLVVCRRPLAKQSELPITARKKNVRNAFNMRGLVPLDRPIVLVDDIMTTGATLVELARVLRKAGAAEIRVAVAARSTPQYLNV from the coding sequence ATGTCTCAGAATTCCATCTCAAGCACGATTCGTCATGTCGGACGGTCTGTGGCAGGTCTCTTGCTGCCTGGTTGCTGCTGCCTTTGCTTGAATGAAGTCGTTGCGTATCGGAACCCCAAAGTCCTCTGTCCGAAGTGCGAACAGGAAAGATCCGAGGCCAAAAAGTGTGTTCGCTGCTCGGCCGTGCTATCACACGGGAACGCTCTTCCCTCAGAAGACTGTCCGGCCTGCCATCATCTCAAGCTTCCCTTTGAAGAAGTAACCTCGATCGGAAACTACGATGGGCTACTGCAAGAAGCCGTGCTGTTTGCGAAGAGCAATCGTGGCACTTCCGCGGCCTGGGATTTAGGGCAACTTCTCACCAGTAGTCTGGAGCGGGATGCGGACATTCAGCCCTGGATTGTCCCAGTTCCCATGCACTGGACCAGGCGAATTCGACGTGGTACCGATACGGCCGCGATTATCGCCTCTTCTTTTGCCCGCAAGACAGGTTGGCCCTACCGCAAGCTCGTCGTGTGCCGGCGTCCTTTGGCCAAGCAAAGCGAGTTGCCTATCACCGCCCGAAAAAAGAACGTACGCAACGCGTTTAATATGCGGGGTTTGGTTCCACTGGATCGTCCGATTGTACTGGTAGACGACATTATGACGACGGGAGCTACCTTGGTTGAGCTAGCCCGCGTTCTTCGCAAAGCCGGGGCGGCGGAAATCCGCGTTGCCGTCGCCGCTCGTTCCACTCCCCAGTACCTTAACGTTTAA
- the hemC gene encoding hydroxymethylbilane synthase, whose product MNGEPLRIGTRSSPLALWQAHWVAEELKRSGQPVEVVHVSTKGDVTSGPLGEIGGQGLFTKEIQAALLENRVDIAVHSLKDLPTDPTPGLALAAVPTREACGDVLVSRGGFHVDTLPQGAIVGTGSVRRRAQLLHARPDLDIRDIRGNVETRLRKMDEGEYEAIVLAEAGLRRLEMADRIIHVIDKRVMLPAVGQGALGIEVRDSDHRAKAAVGVLHHPDSYHCVQAERVLLAELRGGCLAPVGAWARLELERDLLHLDGVVISGDGVQKISAYACGPPTKAAEIGRQVASQLIIQGAQRIISYARTSGGRG is encoded by the coding sequence ATGAATGGTGAGCCTCTCCGCATCGGTACGCGCAGCAGTCCTCTAGCTCTGTGGCAAGCCCATTGGGTTGCCGAAGAACTTAAACGAAGCGGCCAGCCCGTCGAAGTCGTTCATGTCTCGACCAAGGGTGACGTCACCTCCGGACCGCTTGGTGAGATCGGTGGCCAAGGACTGTTTACTAAAGAGATCCAAGCGGCTCTTTTAGAGAACCGAGTCGATATCGCCGTGCATAGCCTGAAGGATCTTCCCACCGATCCGACTCCTGGTCTTGCACTGGCAGCCGTTCCTACGCGCGAAGCTTGTGGTGACGTGTTGGTCTCGCGAGGTGGGTTCCATGTCGACACGCTTCCTCAAGGTGCGATTGTCGGCACTGGTAGCGTACGTCGTCGTGCCCAACTGCTGCATGCCCGGCCAGATCTCGATATTCGCGATATTCGCGGTAACGTCGAGACACGTCTTCGAAAGATGGACGAAGGTGAATACGAAGCCATCGTCTTGGCCGAAGCAGGGCTTCGCCGCTTGGAAATGGCCGACCGAATCATTCATGTGATCGACAAGCGCGTCATGCTGCCGGCCGTTGGGCAAGGGGCACTCGGGATCGAAGTTCGTGATTCCGATCATCGTGCCAAAGCAGCCGTTGGCGTTCTGCATCATCCAGACAGCTATCACTGTGTTCAAGCCGAACGCGTGCTGCTAGCGGAGCTTCGTGGTGGCTGCCTGGCCCCGGTGGGTGCTTGGGCTCGGCTAGAACTCGAACGCGACTTGCTCCACCTTGATGGCGTCGTTATCAGTGGTGATGGAGTTCAGAAGATCTCGGCCTATGCCTGCGGACCACCCACCAAAGCCGCGGAAATCGGACGCCAGGTCGCTTCGCAGCTGATCATTCAAGGTGCTCAGCGTATCATCAGCTACGCGAGAACCTCCGGCGGACGCGGTTAG
- the flgN gene encoding flagellar export chaperone FlgN, which produces MPSTAEHLSTPLNLENETALFLQELSDVQADLLNVLHRKREQMVANDLEAMEQTMVSEQALLDRLDQLRDSRQMLLADARGKGLPSDSMHSLARALDEDQSGELATKAHTAKDTMRHIQNETLTNFVLAQQTVLHLSQLLQIIATGGKLKPTYEAENASNQGGTLVDQDA; this is translated from the coding sequence ATGCCTTCCACAGCAGAACACCTGTCAACGCCACTGAATCTCGAAAACGAGACGGCGCTCTTTCTGCAGGAACTTTCTGACGTTCAGGCCGACTTGCTGAACGTTTTGCATCGCAAACGCGAGCAGATGGTTGCCAACGACCTGGAAGCCATGGAGCAGACCATGGTCAGCGAACAGGCACTGCTTGATCGACTTGATCAACTGCGTGACTCTCGACAAATGCTTCTGGCCGACGCGCGCGGGAAGGGATTGCCATCCGATAGCATGCACTCGCTAGCGAGAGCGCTAGATGAAGATCAATCTGGCGAACTTGCGACAAAGGCGCACACCGCGAAAGATACGATGCGTCATATTCAAAATGAAACACTGACGAATTTCGTGCTAGCCCAACAAACCGTGTTACATCTTTCTCAATTGCTACAAATCATTGCGACCGGTGGGAAACTTAAACCGACATATGAAGCGGAGAATGCCTCGAATCAGGGTGGAACCTTGGTAGATCAGGATGCATAG
- the flgG gene encoding flagellar basal-body rod protein FlgG codes for MSVQTLYTAATGMQSMQTKLDVIANNLANVNTTGFKKDRANFEDLFYDHEVLPGNPDSSGNLTPTGTEVGLGVRVSSVQTDFKQGAFTTTDRPLDMLIEGEGFFQVLDPSGEVYYSRAGNFSVNANGQVVTGSAGIGRPIQPAIVIPQDATAVEVSPDGIVSVQQPGSSTLNEVGQIQLATFINPEGLLKLGENLYAETGSSSAPITGNPQTNGLGQIRKGMLEASNVEPVQELIDLITTQRSFELNSQTIQAGDQILQLISNLRR; via the coding sequence ATGAGCGTCCAAACCCTTTACACCGCAGCCACCGGCATGCAGTCGATGCAAACAAAGCTCGACGTGATCGCCAATAACCTGGCCAACGTGAACACCACCGGGTTTAAGAAAGATCGAGCAAACTTCGAAGATCTTTTCTATGATCACGAAGTTCTGCCTGGTAACCCGGACTCGAGCGGCAACCTTACACCAACCGGAACGGAAGTTGGTCTCGGTGTTCGAGTGTCCAGCGTTCAAACCGACTTCAAGCAAGGCGCATTCACCACCACCGACCGACCGCTCGACATGCTGATCGAAGGCGAAGGCTTCTTTCAGGTGCTCGATCCTAGTGGCGAAGTCTACTACTCCCGAGCCGGAAATTTCTCGGTCAATGCCAACGGCCAGGTGGTTACCGGATCGGCAGGCATCGGTCGTCCGATTCAGCCTGCCATCGTCATTCCGCAAGATGCCACCGCTGTTGAAGTCAGCCCCGATGGAATCGTTTCCGTTCAGCAGCCAGGCTCCAGCACGTTAAACGAAGTCGGCCAGATTCAGTTGGCCACATTCATCAACCCCGAAGGCCTACTGAAACTGGGTGAGAACCTATACGCCGAAACAGGTTCATCCAGTGCTCCGATTACCGGCAACCCTCAAACCAACGGCCTGGGACAGATTCGCAAAGGGATGCTGGAAGCCTCGAACGTTGAACCAGTTCAAGAGTTGATTGATCTAATCACCACACAGCGATCCTTTGAATTGAACTCGCAAACGATTCAAGCCGGCGATCAAATCTTGCAACTTATCTCGAACCTGCGTCGATAG
- the flgA gene encoding flagellar basal body P-ring formation chaperone FlgA yields MTIATEIRSLFSILVLLAVSATAMAQADQVVLKTSAVVGGPLVRLGDVAAIEVQDRELRGELTEMELMPAPGTDHSTYLTINDIRSILAARGVSSEQVAVTGSNRVRMEAASVEDTIEHAAVSAKRVPHRTFGGKVDPPQEIMTVAHVVRNVRRGEVIQASDVEMRELTVIRRDDSYPSAMHNVVGKEATRTIAADRPVSSEDIREPIIVRRNDVVTVYAHAGNVIVRREMLALNDAGIRELVEVQPIEPTHFGRARQVERFQAQVTGPGEAIVLGGHVKVPTSKPLMPLPQPEIKR; encoded by the coding sequence ATGACGATTGCGACTGAAATTCGTTCCCTCTTCAGCATCCTGGTGCTTCTGGCTGTTTCCGCTACGGCAATGGCTCAGGCCGATCAGGTTGTGCTGAAAACTTCGGCCGTCGTTGGTGGTCCGCTGGTTCGCCTGGGCGACGTGGCGGCAATCGAAGTTCAGGATCGCGAACTTCGCGGTGAACTGACCGAGATGGAACTGATGCCCGCTCCTGGCACCGATCATTCAACCTACCTGACAATCAACGACATCCGCTCGATCCTGGCTGCTCGGGGAGTTTCCAGCGAACAAGTCGCTGTCACCGGCTCGAACCGTGTTCGCATGGAAGCGGCTTCAGTCGAAGATACCATCGAACACGCTGCCGTATCGGCGAAGCGAGTTCCGCATCGCACTTTCGGTGGCAAGGTTGATCCGCCCCAAGAGATCATGACCGTCGCCCACGTCGTACGTAACGTTCGTCGTGGTGAAGTCATTCAGGCCAGCGACGTTGAAATGCGAGAGCTGACCGTGATTCGTCGTGACGACTCGTACCCTTCCGCAATGCATAACGTGGTCGGCAAGGAAGCCACTCGCACAATCGCCGCCGATCGTCCCGTTTCGTCGGAAGACATTCGCGAACCGATTATCGTTCGTCGTAACGACGTCGTCACGGTTTATGCCCACGCAGGCAACGTCATCGTGCGACGCGAAATGCTAGCCCTGAACGACGCCGGCATCAGGGAGCTAGTCGAAGTTCAGCCGATCGAACCCACACATTTCGGCCGCGCTCGCCAGGTCGAACGCTTTCAAGCCCAAGTCACCGGTCCAGGGGAAGCCATTGTTCTGGGAGGCCACGTGAAGGTTCCCACCTCGAAACCATTGATGCCGCTGCCGCAACCGGAGATCAAACGATGA
- a CDS encoding flagellar hook-basal body protein, with translation MVYGLYISAEGAQAQSRRMEVIANNLANVDTPGFKNEFAILEARDSEAINQYLDSPGSGSINNIGGGVMVRDTQTNFKPGPITPTGNRDDIAIRGEGYFQVQHGDQVMLTRGGNFLFTPDGRLTTQEGYSVLSSDGDPVQVDPEAKAVHRGAFYNERGDVVIGGEVIPLAIAKPESNADLVKFGKNLFRSLGPVEQVPEEERSAAPGMLERSAANPITEMMAMIETTRAYESNINMIKSQDEALGNLLGRVLRQS, from the coding sequence ATGGTTTACGGCCTGTATATTTCGGCAGAAGGAGCCCAAGCTCAATCGCGTCGCATGGAAGTGATTGCGAATAACTTGGCCAACGTCGACACGCCAGGCTTCAAGAACGAATTCGCGATCCTCGAAGCTCGCGATTCGGAAGCCATCAACCAATATCTCGATTCGCCGGGCTCCGGCAGCATCAACAACATCGGTGGTGGTGTGATGGTTCGAGATACCCAAACCAACTTCAAGCCAGGCCCGATCACTCCGACCGGCAACCGTGACGACATCGCCATCCGTGGCGAAGGTTATTTCCAAGTCCAGCATGGCGATCAGGTCATGCTGACCCGCGGCGGCAATTTCCTGTTTACTCCAGACGGACGTCTGACAACGCAGGAAGGCTACTCGGTCCTGTCCAGCGACGGCGATCCGGTTCAAGTCGACCCCGAAGCCAAGGCTGTCCATCGCGGAGCCTTTTACAACGAACGCGGCGACGTGGTCATCGGTGGTGAAGTCATTCCACTGGCAATCGCCAAACCCGAATCGAATGCTGACCTCGTGAAGTTCGGCAAGAACCTCTTTCGCTCGCTTGGCCCTGTCGAGCAGGTCCCGGAAGAAGAACGAAGTGCCGCTCCTGGCATGCTGGAACGATCCGCCGCCAATCCAATTACGGAAATGATGGCCATGATCGAAACCACCCGTGCCTACGAATCCAACATCAACATGATCAAATCGCAAGACGAAGCGTTGGGCAATTTGCTCGGCCGAGTCCTGCGACAAAGCTAA
- the flgK gene encoding flagellar hook-associated protein FlgK, which yields MSLFSSLQQANNALQAAQVGLQVTGNNIANVNTPDYLRQRVIYTPAPTQAVGNLRLGLGVQVEAIVQQVDHFLEERLRGSRSDLAKGEAEENTFTQLDALIGELSDTDLSTSLNNFFGSINDILNQPEDLGVRNLTILRGQTLADDISRMYQRVRQVQLDTNDRIRDAAGTINGLLTDIADLNEKITVMEGGVTQSDAVGLRDQRQRKLTELSELIGIRAVEQKNGSVSVFAGGEYLVTDGIARQVYADEEPRDGANFVDIKIVDFESPLQTDTGKLAGLVNSRDHILGDFLGQLNNFAKSFAFEFNKVFSSGQGLTGYESIEAEHFVSADQWNDALDQVGLPFTPENGSFQVKLLNRQTGVTETHDIFVQLNGTNDDTSLEDLRAALDDIDGLSASISLEGQLQISADQPNIEFAFADDTSGVLASLGVGTFFTGSSATDLGVNELVSGDPSKFAASRSGIGKDTDNALDLASFSDRALDSFSGTTVSAFYKDLVGGVAQTAAVTKGITEGFRVFKDTLEGQKLGVSGVNLDEEAVRMITFQRQFQASSRMIATLDELLEIMVNL from the coding sequence ATGTCTCTATTTAGCTCTCTACAACAAGCGAACAATGCCCTGCAAGCAGCCCAGGTTGGTCTGCAGGTAACGGGCAACAACATCGCCAACGTCAACACGCCGGACTACCTTCGCCAGCGTGTGATCTATACGCCTGCGCCCACGCAGGCCGTCGGCAACCTGCGGCTGGGACTTGGTGTGCAGGTCGAGGCGATCGTCCAGCAGGTCGACCACTTCCTGGAAGAGCGGCTACGCGGCTCGCGAAGCGATCTAGCGAAAGGCGAAGCCGAGGAGAATACGTTCACCCAGCTAGATGCCCTGATCGGCGAATTAAGCGATACCGACCTCAGCACATCTCTCAACAACTTCTTCGGTTCGATCAACGACATCCTCAACCAGCCGGAAGATTTGGGCGTTCGCAACCTGACCATTCTTCGCGGTCAGACGCTAGCAGACGATATCTCTCGGATGTATCAACGTGTCCGCCAGGTTCAGCTCGACACGAACGATCGAATCCGTGATGCGGCCGGAACCATCAATGGCCTGCTGACCGATATCGCTGACCTCAACGAAAAGATTACCGTCATGGAAGGCGGGGTCACGCAGAGTGACGCCGTGGGACTTCGCGATCAACGCCAACGCAAGCTCACCGAGCTTTCCGAGTTGATCGGTATTCGAGCAGTCGAACAAAAGAACGGTTCGGTATCGGTTTTCGCAGGGGGTGAATACCTGGTAACCGACGGCATTGCCCGGCAAGTCTACGCCGACGAAGAACCTCGCGACGGTGCCAACTTTGTCGACATCAAGATCGTAGACTTCGAGTCCCCCTTGCAGACCGATACCGGCAAACTGGCAGGGCTGGTCAATTCGCGGGATCATATTCTTGGCGACTTTCTCGGCCAGCTCAACAACTTCGCCAAGTCGTTTGCATTTGAGTTCAATAAGGTCTTCAGCAGCGGCCAAGGACTCACTGGCTACGAATCGATCGAAGCGGAACACTTTGTCAGTGCCGACCAATGGAATGATGCCCTCGACCAGGTGGGACTTCCGTTTACGCCAGAGAATGGCTCGTTCCAAGTCAAACTGCTCAATCGCCAAACTGGCGTTACGGAAACACACGACATCTTCGTGCAGCTCAACGGCACCAACGACGACACCTCGCTCGAAGACCTGCGGGCGGCACTGGACGATATCGATGGACTCTCGGCATCGATCAGCCTGGAAGGGCAGCTTCAGATCAGTGCTGATCAGCCCAACATCGAGTTTGCTTTCGCCGACGATACGAGCGGCGTGCTGGCATCCCTGGGAGTTGGCACGTTCTTTACCGGTTCGTCTGCCACGGATCTTGGCGTAAACGAATTGGTAAGCGGTGACCCCTCTAAGTTTGCGGCCAGTCGATCGGGCATCGGTAAAGATACGGATAACGCGTTGGATCTCGCATCGTTCTCCGATCGAGCGTTGGACTCGTTCAGCGGGACAACCGTTTCCGCATTTTATAAAGACCTGGTTGGGGGAGTTGCTCAAACGGCTGCGGTCACGAAGGGAATAACTGAAGGCTTTCGCGTATTCAAAGATACGCTCGAAGGACAAAAGCTCGGCGTCAGCGGCGTCAACTTAGACGAAGAAGCGGTGCGTATGATCACCTTTCAACGTCAGTTCCAAGCATCATCTCGAATGATCGCGACGCTCGACGAACTATTAGAGATTATGGTCAACCTGTAA
- a CDS encoding flagellar basal body L-ring protein FlgH: MKSATVALVLLQLAFMSSTLLAQQSGPISSLGQRNMPEGQIAQGMPYDGTTKDLGWMYRELPPPRQVQIHDLIHIRVDERAQAFSDGEIDRKKSGQYAAILTDWIRLDGINSIKPAVQADGDPRIAGTLNQRLKSEAEMETSEGLKFTIAAEVQEILPNGTLKLEARKTITVNDEIWVYHLRGVARTEDINPNNTVLSEHLADLTITKEDHGSVRDAYRRGWLLTLWDKVHWF, translated from the coding sequence ATGAAATCTGCTACCGTCGCCTTAGTTTTGCTGCAATTGGCATTCATGAGCAGCACCCTGCTTGCTCAGCAAAGTGGCCCCATTTCGAGCCTGGGACAACGCAACATGCCTGAGGGCCAGATTGCCCAAGGCATGCCCTACGACGGCACGACGAAAGATTTGGGCTGGATGTATCGCGAACTGCCGCCACCACGCCAGGTACAGATTCACGACTTGATTCATATCCGTGTCGATGAACGAGCTCAGGCTTTTTCCGATGGCGAAATCGACCGCAAGAAAAGTGGCCAGTATGCAGCAATCCTAACTGACTGGATTCGCTTGGATGGCATTAACTCGATCAAGCCGGCTGTCCAAGCCGATGGAGACCCACGAATCGCTGGTACGCTCAACCAGCGATTGAAGTCGGAAGCCGAAATGGAAACATCTGAGGGACTCAAGTTCACCATCGCTGCTGAAGTCCAAGAGATTCTGCCCAATGGCACACTGAAGCTGGAAGCCCGCAAGACGATCACCGTTAACGACGAGATCTGGGTTTATCACCTGCGTGGCGTTGCCCGAACCGAAGACATCAATCCGAACAACACCGTGCTAAGCGAGCACCTGGCTGATCTGACAATCACGAAGGAAGACCACGGCTCAGTTCGCGACGCTTACCGTCGTGGCTGGCTTTTGACACTGTGGGACAAAGTCCACTGGTTCTAA
- a CDS encoding flagellar basal body P-ring protein FlgI, which yields MTRQLASLIIFALLVLLGTSVEAQVSPTQYSSIDSQRFQINRPLSDFVRVKGQEGNYLQGIGLVVGLKGTGDSDLTPTHRALSLMLKHMGNNSGSGPGGEYLPEELKNIKNMALVLVRANIPAEGAEEGDFIDCEVSSLGAKSLAGGTLAISTLQGPNPHDKTVWALASGPVELAKKDIPTRGYVMKGCRIEQTIRNPFVTQDGKIFLVINEGHKDWRMAQEIVFGVNNLEQNINRGTSGQIAKAIDQKTIEITIPPQYKEEPVFFVSILMETPIVDSLMNNKVVINRNQGLIVIGSDVEIGPVVINHNGIKVETANPEASKFVTVDTQKQYATRLKDLEDALTTLKVPATDIIDIVEALHHQGKVYGELIYVN from the coding sequence ATGACTCGACAACTCGCATCCCTGATTATCTTCGCACTGCTGGTTCTTCTCGGAACCTCGGTGGAAGCTCAGGTATCGCCTACGCAGTACAGCTCGATTGATTCGCAGCGATTTCAGATCAATCGTCCTCTTTCTGACTTTGTCCGTGTAAAAGGACAAGAAGGCAATTACCTGCAAGGGATCGGCCTGGTGGTCGGCTTGAAGGGAACGGGCGATTCGGACCTGACTCCGACGCATCGCGCGTTGTCGTTGATGCTCAAGCATATGGGCAACAATTCCGGAAGCGGCCCAGGCGGCGAGTACCTACCTGAGGAACTCAAGAACATCAAGAACATGGCCTTGGTTCTCGTTCGGGCTAATATCCCTGCCGAAGGTGCTGAGGAAGGGGATTTCATCGACTGCGAAGTCAGCTCGCTGGGAGCCAAGAGCCTGGCCGGCGGCACGCTGGCGATCTCGACCCTGCAAGGTCCTAACCCCCATGACAAAACCGTCTGGGCTTTGGCCAGCGGACCGGTTGAGCTGGCGAAGAAAGACATTCCGACACGCGGCTACGTCATGAAGGGCTGCCGTATTGAACAGACGATTCGCAACCCTTTCGTAACCCAGGATGGCAAGATCTTCCTGGTCATCAACGAAGGACACAAAGATTGGCGAATGGCTCAGGAAATCGTCTTCGGGGTGAATAACCTGGAACAGAATATCAACCGCGGCACCAGCGGCCAGATCGCCAAGGCCATCGACCAGAAGACCATCGAGATCACGATTCCTCCTCAATACAAGGAAGAGCCGGTCTTCTTCGTCTCTATCTTGATGGAGACGCCAATCGTCGACAGCCTGATGAACAACAAGGTAGTGATCAACCGAAATCAAGGTCTGATCGTGATTGGCAGCGACGTCGAGATCGGTCCTGTCGTGATCAACCACAACGGTATTAAGGTTGAAACGGCCAATCCAGAAGCATCGAAGTTTGTAACGGTTGACACGCAAAAGCAATATGCGACACGCCTGAAAGACCTGGAAGACGCCCTGACCACCTTGAAGGTTCCCGCGACCGACATCATCGACATCGTCGAAGCATTGCATCACCAAGGCAAAGTCTACGGCGAACTGATTTACGTCAACTAG